A region of Ictalurus furcatus strain D&B chromosome 1, Billie_1.0, whole genome shotgun sequence DNA encodes the following proteins:
- the LOC128615244 gene encoding zinc finger protein 271-like yields MVSTRASNRRKRCTHQSSFQRHQRIHTGEKPYQCSQCGTSFKQKAYLQRHQRIHTGEKPYQCSHCGKSFNREGVLRRHQRIHTGEKPHQCSHCGKSFNQESNLQIHQRVHTGEKPFICVQCGVKFTHGSNLKTHQRIHTGEKPYQCSHCGKSFNQDYILQQHQRVHTGEKPFICVQCGAKFSQKSTLKTHQRIHTGEKPYQCSHCGKGFAHSSNLRRHQLVHTGEKPYYCSHCGEIFNRESTLRQHQRVHTGEKPYQCSHCGKSFADSSNLRQHQRIHTGEKPYYCSHCGESFNQERNLRRHQRIHTGEKPYQCSHCGESFNRESNLRRHQRIHTGEKPYQCSHCGESFNRESNLRRHQRIHTGEKPYQCSHCGESFNRESNLRRHQRIHTVEKPFICVQCGAKYTTKRSLKRHKHIHAGEKP; encoded by the coding sequence ATGGTGTCCACAAGAGCCTCCAATAGGAGGAAGAGATGTACTCACCAGAGCAGTTTCCAaagacaccagcgcattcacactggagaaaaaccgtatcagtgctcacagtgtggaacgAGTTTCAAGCAGAAAGCTTATCTCCAaagacaccagcgcattcatacaggagagaaaccgtatcagtgctcacactgtggaaagagttttaacAGAGAGGGTGTACTCCGACGACACCAGCGTATTCACACTGGAGAAAAGCCGCATCAGTGCTCACactgtggaaagagttttaatcaAGAGAGTAATCTCCAAATTCACCAGCgtgttcacacaggagagaaaccattTATCTGTGTACAGTGTGGGGTGAAATTTACTCACGGGTCTAATCTCAaaacacaccagcgcattcatacaggagaaaagccgtatcagtgctcacactgtggaaagagttttaatcaAGATTATATTCTCCAACAACACCAGCGCGTtcatacaggagagaaaccaTTTATCTGTGTGCAGTGTGGGGCGAAATTTTCTCAGAAGTCTACTCTCAAAACACACCAAcgtattcacacaggagaaaaaccgtATCAGTGCTCACACTGTGGAAAGGGTTTTGCTCACTCGAGTAATCTCCGACGACACCAGCtcgttcacacaggagaaaagccataTTACTGCTCACACTGTGGAGAGATTTTTAATCGAGAGAGTACTCTCCGACAACACCAGCGCGTTCATACAGGAGAAAAACCGTATCAGTGCTCACactgtggaaagagttttgctGACTCTAGTAATCTCCGACAACACCAAcgtattcacacaggagaaaaaccgtATTATTGCTCACACTGTGGAGAGAGTTTTAATCAAGAGCGTAATCTCCGACGACACCAAcgtattcacacaggagaaaagccataTCAGTGTTCACACTGTGGAGAGAGTTTTAATCGAGAGAGTAATCTCCGACGACACCAACgaattcacacaggagaaaagccataTCAGTGTTCACACTGTGGAGAGAGTTTTAATCGAGAGAGTAATCTCCGACGACACCAACgaattcacacaggagaaaagccataTCAGTGTTCACACTGTGGAGAGAGTTTTAATCGAGAGAGTAATCTCCGACGACACCAACGAATTCATACGGTTGAGAAACCATTTATCTGTGTACAGTGTGGGGCAAAATATACTACCAAGCGCTCTCTcaaaagacacaaacacatccatgcaggagaaaagccgtaa